In one window of Pseudodesulfovibrio sediminis DNA:
- a CDS encoding VCBS domain-containing protein, which translates to MASSKTPMKISLPGAGKSTSYSLLADTPVKFDFDISEAAFNGANGNLEIAIEGGGTVILENYQTLAESDSLPTFVLMDGAEVAGDVYLFAFSEADATAEDLETAADGATGGSGAGAYSDDAGTLGDGLDALGGQDDAYASRLLAASPDSLGNNPPVANDDFAEVTEQGEVDLHVDPEDNTSHLYRVEPVSTYFRGQGGEGGEMYDGGEYQARLFGLPTGDDYEISPDGESVIVNKDDAPYMTMSAGSAANTGNELITDTYNGIGVDNNNAAGTNGDYDPAINNSDVEEWIDIDFEDPQGYVQIVLGGFNEFRETTDEATITLFDAEGNEIETVHMGLEDGNVFSYTPSDPGAGLVSSIRVSSAGDADDTTPNNFYIQSVTSTPVPEGVFFPTNDNEVEGGGWILNYPEGEHSFLTAVNAEGSINLLDNDFDVDHDHALLRMNTIDFIGEETVGLNPDATLIAGNDEPATLVDQTTGVETEVMGQYGTLYVNALGEYRYVLDPDLADHLEEGQVETEVFDYTIVDPEGAVSNVASLTITVFGTNDSPVALADQTNEAIEVGDSTDYFLPDDYPGTNFDGGEGKNTEGGEGGEGGMHDYTQIVSATGNVLLNDTDVDDLDYQDSDNPDTPDVVEGEFSSLFVVGVYSNESHEYDWLQVNEGNSEANYTFPPGDDGQIWDIAQVDPKAEMTIAGKYGHLTIGADGDYTYTPDISPAVEVLNYDNPGEESFTYGIMDDGGAFSYATITFTVNGANDAPIAYSNEASVTEYGNVHAMEEIPESEYGEGTATGNVITDENNAGQTDYDVDNDAAGIFVESISHDGNTVAVYNYDADETFQTIDGDYGTLKIWEDGHYEYELDNSNPEVQALNVDLEGGTPDTLTETFTYVTTNENQDGVNSELSSESDNPSVLTITINGTNDAPVAIGDMDHGIMLTEEFTETDGASYRTIDFGDTTPTHDYWLFGLDFGDGDPTWWEEAANQGVTISARNNSGLGEHVTRSHGGIGVDTHGPWDSSQVGSGSWTHWTGGWSGHWETETYREELVIDFADGRGEVTMKLGHLFGRESATLTAYDANWNVVDTDTATRHNSTITLDPAGSATIAHVILTPNGRHSDFNLLSLKSEGPSTQVRDVTADVANVSGNVLANDSDVDDVNLSAALVGSAVGLYGSLVLDADGDYTYTVDADKIDSLHDSYVETFQYEVVDSHGASETATLHIPLHYEALNEVTGTTGHNTLTGTVNDDIIDGMAGNDVINSGQGDDVLIGGAGHDQLNGGSGDDMVFGDDGNDIIYASSGDDTVTLGEGADIIMIDPQYIDDGGATLHVTDFNVAEGDSLQLAGTLTSGTTNVEVTSNSNDITLTFTDLNHDGTATSDDTLSIILSDVNPAAQSYSGTVEITNSDDINSLIQQIIDSPDNN; encoded by the coding sequence ATGGCTAGCTCCAAAACCCCAATGAAGATATCGCTTCCCGGTGCAGGGAAATCGACATCGTATTCACTGTTGGCAGACACCCCGGTAAAATTTGACTTCGACATTTCCGAAGCCGCTTTTAACGGAGCAAACGGAAACCTGGAAATTGCCATTGAGGGTGGCGGTACTGTCATCCTTGAAAACTATCAGACACTGGCAGAATCCGACTCTCTCCCCACTTTTGTATTGATGGACGGCGCAGAGGTAGCTGGTGACGTGTACCTTTTCGCGTTCTCGGAAGCAGACGCAACAGCCGAAGACCTTGAGACCGCTGCTGATGGCGCTACCGGTGGCTCCGGCGCTGGCGCCTATTCAGACGACGCAGGCACACTGGGCGATGGACTCGACGCCCTGGGTGGACAGGATGACGCATATGCATCCCGACTCCTTGCAGCCTCCCCTGACTCTCTCGGAAATAATCCTCCCGTCGCCAACGATGATTTTGCAGAAGTCACTGAACAAGGCGAGGTTGACCTTCATGTAGACCCGGAAGACAACACTTCCCATCTCTATCGCGTCGAGCCTGTCAGCACCTATTTCAGAGGACAAGGCGGAGAAGGCGGAGAGATGTACGATGGTGGAGAATATCAAGCCCGCCTTTTTGGCCTCCCCACTGGTGATGACTATGAGATCAGCCCTGATGGGGAAAGCGTCATCGTCAACAAGGACGACGCACCGTACATGACAATGTCCGCCGGATCCGCAGCAAACACAGGTAACGAACTCATTACGGACACCTATAACGGCATCGGCGTTGACAACAACAATGCCGCAGGCACCAACGGCGATTACGATCCTGCCATCAACAACAGCGATGTAGAGGAATGGATCGACATCGACTTCGAGGATCCGCAGGGCTACGTCCAGATCGTTCTCGGCGGTTTCAATGAATTCCGTGAAACAACCGACGAAGCCACCATCACGCTGTTCGATGCCGAGGGCAACGAAATCGAGACCGTTCACATGGGTCTGGAAGACGGCAACGTCTTCAGCTACACCCCCTCTGATCCGGGCGCAGGCCTGGTTTCCAGCATCCGCGTCTCTTCCGCAGGGGATGCCGACGACACAACCCCCAACAATTTCTACATTCAGTCCGTGACCTCCACTCCGGTCCCCGAAGGCGTGTTCTTCCCGACCAACGACAACGAAGTCGAAGGTGGCGGATGGATCCTCAACTACCCCGAAGGCGAACACTCCTTCCTGACAGCAGTCAACGCCGAAGGCAGCATCAACCTGCTCGACAACGACTTTGATGTTGACCACGACCACGCACTGTTGCGGATGAACACCATCGACTTTATCGGAGAGGAAACCGTCGGCCTCAACCCTGACGCCACCCTGATCGCCGGAAACGACGAGCCCGCTACCCTGGTCGACCAGACCACCGGCGTGGAGACCGAAGTCATGGGGCAGTACGGCACTCTGTATGTCAATGCACTCGGCGAATACAGATATGTCCTTGACCCAGACTTGGCAGACCATCTTGAAGAAGGACAGGTTGAAACCGAAGTATTCGACTACACCATCGTTGATCCAGAAGGCGCTGTATCCAACGTCGCCTCGCTGACCATTACGGTCTTTGGCACCAACGACTCTCCCGTGGCGCTTGCCGATCAGACCAACGAAGCTATTGAGGTTGGTGATTCCACAGACTACTTCCTCCCGGACGACTATCCCGGGACCAACTTTGATGGCGGTGAGGGAAAGAATACCGAAGGCGGAGAAGGCGGAGAAGGCGGCATGCACGACTACACCCAGATCGTTTCCGCCACCGGCAACGTGCTGCTCAACGACACGGATGTGGACGACCTCGATTATCAGGACTCCGACAACCCGGACACCCCTGATGTGGTTGAAGGCGAATTCTCCTCCCTGTTCGTGGTCGGCGTCTATTCCAACGAAAGCCACGAATACGACTGGCTGCAAGTGAACGAAGGGAACTCCGAAGCGAACTACACATTCCCTCCGGGTGACGACGGACAAATCTGGGACATCGCCCAGGTCGATCCGAAAGCTGAAATGACTATCGCAGGCAAGTATGGTCACCTGACCATCGGTGCTGACGGCGACTACACATACACCCCTGATATCAGCCCGGCCGTCGAAGTCCTGAACTACGACAACCCCGGCGAGGAATCGTTCACCTACGGCATCATGGATGATGGCGGCGCATTCAGCTACGCCACGATCACCTTTACCGTGAACGGCGCCAACGATGCCCCCATCGCCTACTCCAATGAAGCCTCTGTCACAGAGTATGGCAATGTCCACGCCATGGAAGAAATCCCTGAATCCGAGTACGGTGAAGGCACTGCCACCGGCAATGTGATCACTGATGAAAACAACGCAGGCCAGACTGACTATGATGTCGATAATGACGCCGCAGGCATCTTTGTTGAATCCATCTCTCATGATGGCAACACCGTAGCGGTTTACAACTATGATGCGGACGAAACCTTCCAGACCATCGACGGTGACTATGGTACCTTGAAAATCTGGGAAGACGGCCACTACGAATACGAACTGGACAACAGCAACCCTGAGGTCCAGGCCCTTAACGTCGACCTCGAAGGCGGTACTCCGGATACGCTGACCGAGACCTTCACCTATGTGACTACCAATGAGAATCAGGATGGTGTCAATAGCGAGCTCTCCTCTGAGTCCGACAATCCCTCTGTTCTGACTATCACCATCAATGGTACCAATGACGCGCCTGTGGCAATCGGTGACATGGATCACGGCATCATGCTGACCGAAGAATTCACCGAGACCGACGGAGCTTCCTACAGGACCATCGACTTCGGCGACACGACCCCGACCCATGATTACTGGTTGTTTGGCCTTGACTTCGGCGACGGCGACCCGACCTGGTGGGAGGAAGCGGCCAATCAGGGGGTGACCATATCGGCCCGCAACAACAGCGGGCTTGGTGAACACGTGACTCGCTCCCATGGTGGAATTGGAGTCGACACCCATGGTCCCTGGGACAGCTCTCAGGTTGGTTCCGGATCCTGGACTCATTGGACGGGAGGATGGAGTGGACACTGGGAAACCGAAACCTATAGAGAGGAGCTGGTCATTGACTTCGCGGACGGTCGCGGTGAGGTCACCATGAAACTGGGTCATCTTTTCGGCCGGGAGTCCGCGACGCTGACCGCATATGATGCGAACTGGAATGTGGTCGATACAGACACCGCAACCCGTCACAATTCCACGATCACGCTGGACCCGGCGGGCTCAGCAACTATCGCTCATGTCATCCTGACCCCCAATGGGAGGCACTCCGACTTCAACCTGCTGAGCCTCAAGTCTGAAGGGCCCAGCACCCAGGTTCGTGACGTCACCGCAGACGTTGCCAATGTCAGCGGCAATGTCCTGGCGAACGACTCTGATGTCGACGATGTGAACCTGAGCGCAGCCCTGGTGGGAAGCGCTGTAGGCCTCTACGGCTCCTTGGTACTCGATGCCGACGGTGACTACACGTACACTGTAGACGCCGACAAGATCGACAGCCTGCATGACTCCTACGTCGAGACTTTCCAATATGAAGTCGTCGACAGTCATGGCGCAAGCGAGACAGCCACTCTGCACATCCCGTTGCACTACGAGGCTCTCAATGAGGTCACCGGCACCACTGGTCACAACACCCTTACCGGAACCGTAAACGACGACATCATCGACGGCATGGCCGGAAATGACGTCATCAACAGCGGTCAAGGCGACGACGTCCTCATCGGTGGGGCGGGACACGACCAGCTCAACGGTGGCTCAGGAGACGACATGGTGTTCGGAGACGATGGCAACGACATCATCTATGCCAGTTCGGGCGACGACACCGTCACACTGGGCGAAGGCGCAGATATCATTATGATTGATCCCCAGTACATTGACGATGGTGGAGCGACTCTCCATGTCACCGACTTCAACGTGGCTGAGGGGGATTCCCTGCAACTGGCCGGCACCCTCACTTCAGGGACGACGAACGTGGAAGTCACCTCAAACAGCAATGACATCACGCTGACCTTCACCGATCTGAACCACGATGGCACTGCCACGAGCGATGACACCTTGTCGATCATACTGTCCGATGTCAATCCGGCTGCGCAATCCTATAGCGGCACTGTCGAAATCACGAACAGCGACGACATAAACTCGCTGATACAACAGATAATTGATTCACCGGACAACAATTAA
- a CDS encoding TolC family outer membrane protein yields the protein MKKLVLATLIFSLVLSVPALAATDGTMSLKDSVVAAVKQHPQIKSLLYNRDAVSKAQLSALGRFFPSLDLAGELGWQQYSNANNRANRTDDDTRTPTDVSATLTQNVFDGFDRWNDYQREDARMTSAEGRLVDNVETVALDAIRAHVDVVRNRRLVALAGENITAHQELLDSISERVEGGAGNRADEMQAKGRVARAETTLVNYVGELRTAEAEYTRTVGATPEALGDPEYNPEYIPGTVEQILETTLDNNPKIHVYKAEIEVAERTKNQLMSTMYPNVDVYAQIRQRDDYDGVDSWVNDKKVMLSASWNVFNGGSDFNDVRTAAARIREAKSNLQDTTDDLIRQVASAWAEYESSIGQIEKYQEALQYSLESLDMYLMQFNVGQRSLLDVLDATNEVFSNKVQLETATSNRNFTLYKFLALEGELMKTLEVASNTYEEIPEEAEMEPAAAEAQ from the coding sequence ATGAAAAAACTTGTTCTCGCTACACTCATTTTTTCTTTAGTTCTTTCGGTGCCAGCCCTTGCTGCAACCGATGGTACTATGTCCCTCAAGGACAGCGTTGTTGCTGCGGTAAAACAGCATCCTCAAATCAAATCTCTGCTCTATAACAGAGACGCGGTTTCCAAAGCTCAACTGTCCGCTCTTGGTCGATTCTTCCCTTCACTTGATCTTGCAGGCGAACTCGGATGGCAGCAATACAGCAACGCCAACAACCGCGCCAACAGGACTGACGATGACACACGTACACCCACGGATGTCAGCGCAACGCTGACGCAAAACGTGTTTGACGGCTTTGATCGCTGGAACGACTACCAGCGTGAGGACGCTCGCATGACTTCCGCTGAAGGTCGTCTGGTCGACAACGTCGAAACCGTCGCCCTGGACGCAATCCGCGCCCATGTGGATGTTGTCCGCAACCGCAGGCTCGTCGCCCTGGCCGGTGAAAACATCACCGCTCACCAGGAACTGCTTGACTCCATTTCTGAACGCGTCGAAGGCGGCGCAGGCAACCGTGCTGATGAGATGCAGGCCAAGGGCCGCGTCGCACGCGCCGAAACCACCCTCGTCAACTACGTCGGCGAACTGCGCACCGCAGAAGCAGAATACACCCGCACTGTCGGCGCTACTCCCGAAGCTCTCGGCGATCCCGAGTACAATCCTGAATACATCCCGGGCACCGTTGAACAGATTCTCGAAACGACTCTCGACAACAATCCAAAAATTCATGTCTACAAAGCTGAAATCGAAGTTGCAGAACGCACCAAGAATCAGCTCATGTCCACCATGTACCCGAATGTCGATGTATACGCTCAGATTCGCCAGCGTGACGATTACGACGGCGTCGATTCCTGGGTCAACGACAAGAAGGTCATGCTGAGTGCCAGCTGGAACGTCTTCAACGGCGGAAGTGACTTCAACGATGTCCGTACCGCTGCTGCCCGTATCCGCGAAGCCAAGTCCAACCTTCAGGACACCACAGATGACCTGATCCGTCAGGTTGCCTCTGCCTGGGCCGAATACGAGTCCAGCATCGGTCAGATCGAGAAGTACCAGGAAGCTCTCCAGTACAGCTTGGAATCCTTGGACATGTACCTCATGCAGTTCAACGTTGGCCAGCGCTCCCTGCTGGACGTCCTTGACGCCACCAACGAAGTGTTCAGCAACAAGGTGCAGCTTGAGACTGCCACCAGCAACCGCAACTTCACTCTGTACAAGTTCCTCGCCCTTGAGGGTGAACTCATGAAGACTCTGGAAGTTGCCTCCAACACATACGAGGAAATTCCCGAAGAAGCTGAGATGGAACCTGCTGCTGCAGAAGCTCAGTAA
- a CDS encoding HD domain-containing phosphohydrolase, protein MAEQHLQPASEVPTSIGGAGQGVKIGVVMAFVLVISIGIVLLANKAVNDKKAGVLENQQKRFQILTHGRAEVISTFLTNLSHHGDRLIKSDLFRLYAAEIADYDGDLSVLFGSLHSEDGGEENDTSLAEQLPMMENMLREFSTYAGFINARILSKRGEAYIATDGHLPPMEESQIAEAQAAIKQNKPQYSNLRKTVRGMEMDVYVPIYPPDAVGGTDEIPSEGAVGVLMMTRQLSGKITELLANTALSAKGEKTRLMQQSGDVFREATPWTAEGFHEVTVAPEIGENGHIDFGVRPSIENDERQVYSLGVRISGPKWWLIQEIDYDAAMQPIVDFNRTVYIVAGLGILTAFLVAGLAWWILTGVQSQRIATEFEALANKIDDQKRFINSINANIDEFITLKDALGRYTYVNDAFATAAGRSKEDLIGMDTAAVFGFDTAKRLESIDEVVIRENRKETISEPIFLRSQRHQFQISKSPYCDAEGGCQGVVEVYRDITEFVAAQEKNKRLIKSAMEALGSTIEAADPYLGGHTKLLAGLSVEVAKAMHLSEMDIAEIETAANLSQIGKMFVPNEILTKPGKLTDEEMAAMEEHVEHAYRILKDIDIAEGVLKAIYQMNERLDGTGYPKKLKGDDTIMLARILSVLNVFCAMIRPRAYRGAKEPGQALDILGSESTKFDSTVVTALADVIKTPSGEKLLGSKE, encoded by the coding sequence ATGGCTGAACAACATTTACAACCCGCGTCGGAGGTCCCAACGTCCATTGGCGGAGCCGGGCAAGGCGTCAAGATCGGCGTTGTCATGGCTTTTGTTCTGGTGATATCCATCGGCATTGTGCTGTTGGCCAACAAAGCGGTCAACGACAAGAAAGCCGGAGTACTGGAAAATCAGCAGAAACGGTTTCAGATTCTGACCCATGGCCGTGCTGAGGTTATCAGTACCTTCCTCACAAATTTGTCTCACCATGGAGACAGGCTCATAAAGTCCGATCTCTTTAGATTGTATGCTGCTGAGATTGCGGACTATGATGGGGATTTATCTGTCCTGTTCGGCAGTCTTCATAGTGAAGATGGCGGAGAGGAAAACGATACCTCCCTGGCCGAACAGCTACCCATGATGGAGAATATGCTGCGGGAGTTTTCGACCTACGCCGGATTCATCAATGCACGCATCCTGAGCAAGCGGGGCGAAGCGTACATCGCTACGGACGGTCATCTGCCCCCCATGGAAGAGAGCCAGATTGCAGAGGCGCAGGCGGCAATCAAGCAGAACAAACCACAGTATTCGAATCTGCGAAAGACGGTTCGCGGCATGGAGATGGACGTGTATGTGCCTATCTATCCGCCGGATGCCGTTGGTGGCACGGACGAAATCCCTTCCGAGGGGGCTGTGGGTGTGTTGATGATGACCCGTCAGTTGTCCGGTAAAATCACGGAGCTTTTGGCCAACACCGCGCTGTCGGCCAAGGGCGAGAAGACGCGCCTCATGCAACAGAGCGGGGACGTCTTCAGGGAAGCCACTCCATGGACCGCTGAGGGATTTCATGAGGTTACCGTCGCACCTGAAATCGGTGAAAATGGACATATCGACTTTGGTGTGCGTCCTTCCATCGAAAACGATGAACGGCAGGTATACTCGCTGGGTGTCCGCATATCCGGGCCCAAGTGGTGGCTGATTCAGGAAATTGATTATGATGCCGCCATGCAACCCATTGTTGATTTTAATCGCACGGTTTATATCGTCGCTGGGTTGGGTATCCTTACAGCATTCCTTGTTGCCGGTTTGGCCTGGTGGATTTTGACCGGTGTACAGAGTCAGCGCATTGCCACAGAATTCGAGGCATTGGCAAATAAGATTGATGATCAGAAGCGGTTTATCAATTCCATCAATGCCAATATTGATGAGTTCATTACATTGAAAGATGCGTTGGGGCGCTACACCTATGTCAACGACGCCTTTGCAACGGCCGCAGGACGGTCCAAGGAAGACCTTATTGGTATGGATACTGCGGCGGTCTTCGGGTTCGATACCGCCAAGAGGCTGGAATCCATTGATGAAGTGGTCATTCGTGAAAATCGCAAGGAGACAATCTCCGAGCCGATCTTCCTTCGCTCTCAGCGGCATCAATTCCAGATATCGAAATCCCCGTATTGTGACGCGGAGGGGGGCTGCCAGGGCGTTGTGGAAGTGTACCGCGACATCACCGAATTCGTGGCCGCCCAGGAGAAGAACAAGCGGCTGATCAAGTCTGCCATGGAAGCGCTCGGCTCAACCATTGAAGCGGCTGACCCTTATCTTGGCGGACATACCAAACTGCTAGCTGGCCTCTCTGTTGAAGTGGCCAAGGCCATGCATTTGTCCGAGATGGATATTGCTGAAATCGAAACTGCGGCCAATTTGTCTCAGATCGGCAAGATGTTTGTGCCCAATGAGATTCTGACCAAGCCCGGCAAGCTTACTGATGAGGAAATGGCAGCCATGGAAGAGCATGTCGAACATGCCTACCGCATCCTCAAGGATATTGATATTGCTGAAGGCGTGCTCAAGGCCATCTATCAGATGAACGAACGCCTGGACGGCACAGGCTATCCCAAGAAGCTTAAGGGTGATGACACCATCATGCTCGCCCGTATCTTGTCGGTTCTCAATGTGTTCTGCGCCATGATTCGCCCCAGGGCGTACCGTGGAGCAAAGGAACCGGGACAGGCGCTGGATATCCTGGGGAGCGAATCGACAAAGTTCGATTCAACCGTTGTTACGGCCCTGGCCGATGTCATCAAGACGCCTTCTGGCGAAAAGTTACTCGGGTCAAAGGAATAA
- a CDS encoding transglutaminase-like cysteine peptidase — protein sequence MIQTAIMAVCVVVCLGIGANVCVAAEKQKPVRLLGTMEFKGTKKLPKWSRVVQKMKAWKGYFKDAATANHPSKKGWFSLKAQLKGKPEKEILKAVNKFFNKWPYRLDKANWGVSEYWATPWEFLRKSGDCEDYSIAKFYALQEVGFTGDQLRIVAVKDAIRGIGHAILAVYATDDVYILDNQTLMILSHKKYRHYIPQYSLNEKYRWMHVAPKKKSTYKKAKK from the coding sequence ATGATACAGACCGCAATTATGGCGGTCTGTGTCGTTGTGTGCCTGGGAATCGGGGCAAATGTCTGTGTTGCCGCGGAAAAGCAGAAGCCTGTGCGCCTGCTGGGAACCATGGAGTTCAAGGGTACCAAGAAATTGCCCAAGTGGTCCCGTGTCGTCCAGAAGATGAAGGCGTGGAAAGGCTACTTTAAGGACGCGGCGACAGCCAATCACCCTTCAAAAAAAGGGTGGTTTTCTCTCAAGGCGCAACTCAAAGGCAAGCCTGAGAAGGAAATCCTCAAGGCGGTCAACAAATTCTTCAACAAGTGGCCGTATCGGTTGGACAAAGCGAACTGGGGAGTCAGCGAGTATTGGGCCACACCTTGGGAATTTCTCAGAAAATCCGGTGACTGCGAAGATTACTCCATCGCGAAATTTTATGCGCTTCAAGAGGTCGGTTTCACAGGCGATCAGTTGCGTATAGTCGCCGTTAAAGACGCCATTCGCGGTATCGGTCATGCCATTTTGGCCGTGTATGCCACTGATGATGTCTACATCCTTGACAACCAGACGCTCATGATCCTGTCTCATAAGAAATACAGACACTATATTCCGCAATATTCCCTGAACGAGAAGTACAGGTGGATGCATGTGGCACCCAAGAAGAAGTCCACATACAAAAAGGCCAAGAAGTAA
- a CDS encoding HlyD family type I secretion periplasmic adaptor subunit: MNNKHDRETLLFMSEVDQAMYGKGRGFAYLMSTSILVLLIFFVVWAKFAILDEVTRGFGRVVPSQRIQEIQNLEGGILNELYVREGQTVEKDDILCRLSNEQAASYYRDAYSKALEHRAAIARLVAVAEGKNEPDFDEELRKESPQLVADQLNIFRAEKRKLDIELGLLEDQYQQRQQEVNEMAGRRRQLKQSLEVAEKQRNIAKPLVEKHIHSELDYLRLEQTVVQLKGDVESLTLGIPRVKRAAKEARGRIEQARAEVSRLALEEINARRLELKSIMENLSSGGDRVTRTDVRSPVRGIVKHIMINTVGGVIRPGEIIMEVVPLDDTLLVEARIKPSDIAFLHPGQKAMVKVTAYDFSIYGGLVGSVEQISADTIEDERGENFYIVKVRTQQNAMLYRGQRLPIIPGMTASVDVLTGEKSVLDYLLKPILKAKQNALRER; encoded by the coding sequence ATGAATAATAAACATGATAGAGAAACGCTCCTGTTCATGAGCGAAGTGGACCAGGCCATGTATGGCAAGGGGCGTGGGTTCGCCTACCTCATGTCCACCTCCATTTTGGTTCTGCTCATCTTTTTCGTTGTTTGGGCCAAGTTCGCCATCTTGGACGAGGTGACACGCGGTTTTGGTCGGGTTGTTCCTTCCCAGCGTATTCAGGAAATTCAGAACCTTGAAGGTGGTATCCTGAATGAATTGTATGTGCGTGAAGGTCAGACCGTGGAAAAGGATGATATTCTGTGCCGTCTGAGCAATGAACAGGCAGCCAGCTATTACCGGGATGCATACAGTAAGGCGCTTGAGCACAGGGCCGCCATTGCCCGTCTTGTGGCTGTGGCCGAAGGGAAGAACGAGCCTGATTTTGATGAAGAGCTTCGGAAGGAATCTCCTCAACTTGTGGCAGATCAGTTGAATATTTTCCGCGCTGAAAAGCGTAAGCTGGATATCGAACTCGGCCTGCTTGAGGATCAGTACCAACAGAGGCAGCAGGAAGTGAACGAGATGGCCGGCAGGAGACGGCAGCTCAAGCAGAGTTTGGAAGTGGCTGAAAAGCAGCGTAATATCGCCAAGCCTCTGGTCGAAAAACATATTCATTCCGAGTTGGACTATCTCCGGTTGGAACAGACGGTTGTCCAATTGAAAGGTGATGTCGAGTCGCTCACCCTGGGTATCCCGCGTGTCAAACGGGCGGCCAAGGAAGCGCGCGGAAGGATAGAGCAAGCCAGGGCGGAGGTCAGCCGTCTGGCATTGGAAGAAATCAATGCGCGTCGTTTGGAACTGAAATCCATCATGGAAAATTTGAGCTCCGGCGGTGACCGCGTCACCCGTACCGACGTCCGCTCTCCTGTCAGGGGTATCGTCAAGCACATCATGATCAATACCGTGGGTGGCGTTATCCGTCCTGGTGAAATTATCATGGAGGTTGTCCCTCTGGATGATACGTTGCTTGTTGAAGCGCGGATCAAGCCTTCCGACATTGCCTTCCTCCATCCGGGGCAAAAGGCGATGGTAAAGGTGACGGCCTATGATTTCTCCATTTACGGTGGGCTTGTCGGGTCTGTGGAGCAGATATCCGCTGATACCATTGAAGATGAGCGAGGGGAAAACTTCTATATCGTCAAGGTTCGTACGCAGCAGAATGCCATGCTTTACCGTGGTCAGCGTCTGCCGATTATACCCGGTATGACCGCAAGTGTGGACGTATTGACCGGCGAAAAGTCCGTGTTGGACTATCTTCTCAAGCCGATTCTTAAAGCCAAGCAGAACGCACTGCGAGAGAGGTAG